In Cydia splendana chromosome 3, ilCydSple1.2, whole genome shotgun sequence, one DNA window encodes the following:
- the LOC134806279 gene encoding uncharacterized protein LOC134806279, which translates to MKFLIFLTLAVMATQAKILMSPNSLSAAMESNEIDDAPLAQAAMLSEKLYIPMARLMTCNNSGCLAVCHALGYKYGRCVSDTTCECYN; encoded by the exons atgaaatttttaattttcttgacTTTGGCGGTGATGGCAACCCAGGCGAAGATCCTCATGTCACCCAACAGCCTTTCTGCTGCCATGGAGAGTAATGAAATTGACG ATGCACCCTTGGCCCAGGCAGCCATGCTGTCAGAGAAGCTATACATCCCGATGGCGCGACTAATGACGTGCAACAACAGCGGCTGCCTGGCCGTCTGCCACGCCCTCGGCTACAAGTACGGCCGGTGCGTCAGTGATACGACGTGCGAGTGCTACAACTAG